ACCTGCGAATGGTGTCGCGGCGACGAAGCCTGCGCTCCCGACGACGCAGCCAGCCCTGACCTCAGAGCCGGAGGGGCTGATCAAGCGTTTGCACGTTTATCATCCCGACTTTGACGATACGATCGTGCGAACCGCCTTTACGATTGCTCAGGCGGCGCATGAGAAACAATGTCGCTCTTCCGGCGAGCCATACATCCTGCATCCGATCGCCGTGGCGCATATCTTGATCGACCTTAAGCTCGACCCAGCCTGTATCGCGGCTGGGTTGTTGCATGATGTGGTCGAGGATACGAACTTCTCGCTCGATCAGATCAAGGCGCAGTGCGGCGTCGAGATCGCCAATATCGTCGATGGCCTGACCAAGCTGAAGGCGATCGAGGGCCGCACCAAAGAAGATGCGCAGGCCGGCTCGTATCGCAAGATGTTTATCGCGATGGCCGACGATCCGCGCGTGGTCTTAATCAAGCTGGCCGACCGGCTGCACAACATGCGGACGTTGCAGCACGTGCCGGAGCCCAAGCAAAAGCGTATCGCGCGCGAAACGCTGGAGATCTACGCGCCGCTGGCGCATCGCCTGGGCATCTGGCAGATCAAGTGGGAGCTGGAAGATCTCTCGTTTCGCTATTTCGATCCCGAAAAGTACGATACGATCAGCCGCCAGCTTCAGCTTCGGCGCGACGCCCGCGAGCGGATTATTCATCGCGTGATCAGCAGCCTGCGCCAGGAACTCGATAAATCGAGCATCTCCGGCGAGATTACGGGACGGCCCAAGCATATCTACTCGATCTGGCGCAAGATGGATCGTAAGGGCGTGCCGCTCGACCAGATCTACGATCAGCTTGCGGTGCGCGTGATCGTCAACACCGTGGCCGAGTGCTATCAAGTCCTGGGCATCGTGCATAACCGCTGGACGCCGATCCCCAACGAGTTCGACGACTACATCGCCATGCCCAAGGAGAGCATGTATCAGTCGCTCCACACGACGATCTTGATACCGGGCGGGCAGCCGTGCGAGATCCAGATTCGCACCCACGACATGCACGAGGTGGCCGAGCACGGCATCGCGGCGCACTGGCGCTACAAAGAAGGCTTTGGCAGAAAGGCCGAGGTGTCGATCGACGCCAAGCTGCAATGGCTGCGGAACCTGATCGCGTGGCGGCGCGAGATCAACGAAGACCGCGAGTTCATGGAGACGGTCAAGAGCGAGGTGCTTCAGGAGCAGGTCTATGTCTTCACGCCCAAAGGCAAGATCATCGACCTGCCCAAAGGCTCGACGCCGATCGA
The window above is part of the Herpetosiphonaceae bacterium genome. Proteins encoded here:
- a CDS encoding bifunctional (p)ppGpp synthetase/guanosine-3',5'-bis(diphosphate) 3'-pyrophosphohydrolase; translated protein: MDHPSTALTNVDTQPANGVAATKPALPTTQPALTSEPEGLIKRLHVYHPDFDDTIVRTAFTIAQAAHEKQCRSSGEPYILHPIAVAHILIDLKLDPACIAAGLLHDVVEDTNFSLDQIKAQCGVEIANIVDGLTKLKAIEGRTKEDAQAGSYRKMFIAMADDPRVVLIKLADRLHNMRTLQHVPEPKQKRIARETLEIYAPLAHRLGIWQIKWELEDLSFRYFDPEKYDTISRQLQLRRDARERIIHRVISSLRQELDKSSISGEITGRPKHIYSIWRKMDRKGVPLDQIYDQLAVRVIVNTVAECYQVLGIVHNRWTPIPNEFDDYIAMPKESMYQSLHTTILIPGGQPCEIQIRTHDMHEVAEHGIAAHWRYKEGFGRKAEVSIDAKLQWLRNLIAWRREINEDREFMETVKSEVLQEQVYVFTPKGKIIDLPKGSTPIDFAYRIHSDVGNNCIGARVNNRQVPLHYQLQNGEVVSVMTSKQPRGPSRDWLEFVQTSNARNHIRRWFRRQERGPNIAAGRDMLEREMKRLGMSLSFDDVVEANNFKSVEDLFAAIGVGDQHPRELVRRVIARQKVMQGDLDPLAKLPDTSPRHAEPPKVGIQVRGTNDIHTRLARCCNPIEGDRVVGFVTRGKGLTIHRADCHNILHERDRARLMDVAWGPSDNKQAYPVPIRIEAWDRVGLWRDITSTVADAGINIQGVQQVENRHAGRATLIATLMVDSLAQLTTILDKLNRISDVIDAHRERSISTG